AACGAATTATTTGGACGGCCATGATTTGATATGGTTGATGGATTAGAATTGAAGAGAGGCACCGTCCTCGTGCGCACACCGCATACTTGAATGATTAAGTGGGCCCCATTTACAACTAAATCTCTCAATCGATTTAAAACTGATTAGAAGACCTGATTTTATTTTACCCGATATTAGATTAaaggataaattaattttggaaaaatcaATTCGTATAGATAAATGTAATTCACATAATCATTTATGTGACTCTATCACCAACATACTGAAATTGACTTTTTATTTCTAATGAAAATTGTCatgtttacttttaaataaaagtgacatagttattttatttgtttattcttgttatttaatatacataaaacaagtccatttcttttagtcttaatttttttataagataaaaatatccaataaaaaaatataaactctctcaagttaagaaaaaacaatgttGTGGGTGTAAATTAAATTCACTGGTTTTCAACATCGTAATAGATAAACAATAGAAgcacacaaaatcaaaataacagaaataaaaaaaaaatgtattttctaaGTGGAACAAaactaagaaaattaataataaatgaattcaTACACTTttgatttcataaaataaataaattttaaattcaaatccTTTAAGACATTTTTTGTCGTTGAGTAATAAGTTGtcattaaatacaaatattaagtaattgtattatttaagtCTGTATTTTGATATATGGAGTTTTGTGTAGAATTAATTAGGTTgcaaacttataaaatattagagattatataattatggaatatgaaatattatataataagttttacatttatttaaaaaataatttgcttCACTGCGATGGATGAAAAAGTcattcaaaatttgataaaaaaaaaattattttccaagTACAGATTTAGACAGAATAAAAACTTAGATAagtacaaaattaaacaaaaatttactgTAGAATACAACTAAAAAAGACTTGGTAATATCGGTTCATTCAATTCTATTGTCACATgtataattttctatatttttttctctaagaacaaaatcaatgatcattaattttatgagtgaaaactttattttttaaatattatttattcacGTAGGTAATTCACccaaattatattatagtttaataaaaatagactctaataatttttgataaataaatattaaaattctgtTTAACTTgcatattattttacttttcaaaattattaatcaattttagtgtaaattttataaaaatactagAAATTAGACAAACACTCTCTTCTCTTTCATATTTACCTAAATTTTCTTATTGATACAAActtaaatgattttgaaaaatttaaatataattaatgtgtCTAGTGATCATTATAAGGttgattttaaagtaaaattaaaatagatgaTAAGAAAGGTTGTAGATTTAACTTTCTtcaattagatttaaaaaatgcaaaattgGTTTGGTGAATTCAGAAAAAAATGGTAAATTTAATCCACTATTAAAATACTAGAAAACTAAcattagtttattaaaaaatatacaaaaatatattaaagtattagataaaaaaactatttttttcataattagaattggattttaaaaatttgtccTTTGCAGAGATACACATGGTCAAGGAGAGTGGGTGTGAGTGTTGGAGTACCATGGTCCTGTCATGTCGGTGTCTCTTTCCCGTGCAACACGCCACCAAAACATCATCGTCCAAACCAAACCATAGACCAATTTCCCAAACCTATTAACCTATACCTACACCACAACAGACTCATTTCCTATTCCAATTATAAAACCCTACCAATATCACTAGCCCACTAACATTTTCATGTCATGCATGCATCCAAATAAATCACATCATCATGTATCAAGTCAACGCAAGTTGACTGGTCGCCATCTACTCCTGACTCTCATGCATTTCTTTCCATCATCTACACGTTTCTTCGTAGTAAATTACCTCCCTGCTTCCATTACATAAGGAAGAGATGATTGCAAAATTGAAAGTGACGTCATTCCAAAAACCAGGTTAGATTTTATGTTACAGAAAGCCATGACCACAAGTGAGTGTATTATTAAGTACGATGATGTTTTGTCTCAAAATTGTTTCTTCTATTGGAAGTTACTACTTGTAAGAACACAACCTTCCATTCAAAATACATTACTCAGAGAATATGAATGTGGTTGTTCCTGAGATTCTCTGCTATATATTGCAGCAAATCCAACACGTAAAAGCAAAGTATGCTTAATTCCAATTGAGTTTTAAACGGGTATTTGCCTTGAAGCTTCTTCAATTGTTCAATGTGCACACAAATAGCaactaaataaaagagaatTGTTCATAATTTAAATAGCTTTGAAGAAACATAAATCTCCACCAAGGATTTCACAAATTATTATGCTTGCCATGTTGACCGGACTTTGTTAATTTCATACATCAAATTATCAGAATGAAAAACATAACTTGTAAAACTGGACCGAAGCCTTATGCTATTTCAAGAATGAAGCTGATGGTTGTATGGTACTCTAACAGTGTAGTTCTATTTAAACACGGTAGCCAGTGAATGTAAATCCTCGGCCAACGATCTCACCTCCCCAAAACCATGCAAAACATTCTAGTCCGAACAAAGCAGCAAAGCCAACATTCTCCCTGTTTAGGTCCTTCCAGTTCTTCACCATGTTCTTTGCATGATCCAATTCCTTCCAGAATGAATTGTAACGAAGAGGAATGCTGCAGAAAATAAGCAAACAGTTCAATACCAGAAAGAACTAAAGCACACACCATCTGTCAAATGGAAGGTTATTTCctacttctttattttattttcatggttTTGAAAATCAAGGACTGTTAAATTTAGAAGAAACATTTTAACAAAATGAACAAACAGAACATAAAAGTAGTTGCTCACAGTGACCAAACAGCGATGTTCACAACAAAATGAAGCATAATTGTAGTGTGAGTACAGAGCAGTTAACAGAACCGAGAAACTGAAGAAGCAAGAACCTGGCAAGACGAGTATAAAACAACTGTTTGGCCAATGATTGGCATTTTTCAACGGTGGGTGGATCTTGGATGTAGTGTTTGTTCTGCTCCATCAATAACTTGTAGTAGGAAGCTCCATTTTTTGCCACTACTTGCGAGACTTCGTTCACCTTTGACTGCAACTGGGGAATCTTTGATGCCATGGATTTCCTGTACAATGTATTAATGTCAATGATGTTGGCAAAGATGGAACATATATTCAAATCTTATGATTAGATTCTCCTAAAACATTCATTTatgaagaacataaaaaaaattaatctcaaTACCTTCTTCAAGTAATCAGAACGGTATATGTAATTTTATCGagattttaaattagattttcaTAGTCAAGAAAACAGATtttttttgagttaaaaaaaattaaacaagaatGTCTGCAGTTACATTATGTAAACACGTAGTTATTATGCATTCTTCAAACATCCTAGGAAAAAGCAGCCAATTGCACCTACGTACGTTGTATGGTGAAAAGCGTAGGTTTGTGTCAGAGAAGTTCTAGGCTGTGAAATTGGAAATCAAGAAGGACTCATACTTTCAGGGGTTAATGACGGAATGACCTGTGTTTGGTAGAATTACAAAGACATACATGGATCTTCATCAAAAGAAGGGAATGAAAAATACGATAGCAGAACATAAAGAGGAGAAGAACATTATCATTGAAACATTGGTTTTGGTTAGTACCAGAAAAGGGTAGTTTGTTGAGAAT
This DNA window, taken from Vigna radiata var. radiata cultivar VC1973A chromosome 5, Vradiata_ver6, whole genome shotgun sequence, encodes the following:
- the LOC106762213 gene encoding uncharacterized protein LOC106762213, which produces MASKIPQLQSKVNEVSQVVAKNGASYYKLLMEQNKHYIQDPPTVEKCQSLAKQLFYTRLASIPLRYNSFWKELDHAKNMVKNWKDLNRENVGFAALFGLECFAWFWGGEIVGRGFTFTGYRV